In the genome of Streptomyces sp. NBC_00433, the window CCTCGCAGAGCCCGAGCACCTCCCACACCTCAGGTGAGCACGCGGACAGCGCCAGAGTTCCCCGCGCCAGCCGGCTGATCTGGCTTTCGGGCCGGTAGGTGGAGAAGACCTCGTCGACGTGGTGCAGCCAGGCCGCCGCGGCTTCGAGGGCCGCGGCCGCCCGGGAGCCGCCGCCGCGCACGTCGAAGGAGAAGACGGTGCCCATGGTCCGCTCCACCCGGCGCAGCCGGGCGACGACCTCAGGCACCGGCCTTGTCCAGGGCGCTCTGCAGGGACTGGACATAACCCTCGCTGGTGTACGTCGCTCCGGAGACGGTGTCGATGTGCGCGCTCTGCGCGGCCAGTGCCTCCTGTGTGAGCTGGGGCACCGCGAAGCCGGCGATCTCCCGGTCACGGGGGTTGCCGTCCGGCACCCGGATGGCGGACACGGCCGTGATCCTCCCCCCGTTCAAGGTGATCCGGAGCTGCACGGGACCGTAGCGGGTCTGCACCGTGTCGCCGTCCACGGTGCGGGTCGCCGTCGAGCCCCCCGCGCCCGTCCCGGTGGAGGGGGACGCCGGCGGGGCGGACGGCATCGGAGCGGGGGCCGCAGGAGGGGCGGCGGCGCTGCCGGGCCCGCCCGTCGTGTGCGGCTTGAGGCTGAGCAGGAGGACCACACCGGCTACGGTCGCCAGGGTGCTGAGCAGGGCACGCCGCAGCGGGCGGGCGGTGGGGTTCACGGGCGTCTCACAGTTCGAACGACTCGTGGTGGATGTGCCGGGCGGGCACGCCGGCGGAGCGCAAGGCCTGGTAGGAGGCCTGGGCCATGCCGGGCGGCCCGCACAGGTAGACGTCGTGCCCGGCGATGTCGGGTACGGCGGAGCGCAGGACGTCGGCGGTGATGCGCGGACCGCGGCCGTCGGCCCGGTTGAGCAGGTAGTGCAGGCGTGCGCCGCGGGTGCGGGCTATGGACTCCAGCTCTTGCCGCAGCGTCAGGTCGTCCGCGGTACGGGCCCGGTAGATCAGCGTCAGGTCGCCGGGCCTCGCGGGCAGGGACTCGAACAGGGCGCGCAGCGGTGTCACCCCGACCCCGCCGGCGAGCAGCAGGACCTTCTGCCGGGTCCTGCGGTCCGCCGTCAGCGCGCCGTACGGCCCTTCGGCCCAGATCCGGGTGCCGGGCCGCAGCCGCGCCAGGGCCGCGCTGTGACCGCCCACCTCCTTGACGGTGATGCGCAGCAGGTCGGGACGGGGAGCCGTGGACAGCGAGTACGGGCTCGCCGTCCACCACAGCCCGGGGGCCAGGAAGCGCCAGCGCAGGAACTGGCCGGCCCGCGCCGCCAGCTCCGGCAGTCGCTCGCCCCGCACGATCACCGACACCACCTCGGGGGTCTCCCTGACGACATGGGTCACGTGCAGGCGGTGGCGCAGGTTCAGCCGCAGCGGCGCCGCGAGCCGGTACCAGAGCACCGCGGCAGCGACCGTCGCGTAGAGCGCGTACCACGATCCCCGCGCGAGCGGGTGCGCCGAGAAGTCCGCACCGAGGGCGAGCTGGTGCGAGAAGGCCAGGAAGACCGCCAGGTAAGTGAGCAGATGCAGGTAGTACCAGGTCTCGTAGCGGACCCTGCGGCGTACCGCCCGCACGGAGACGGCTCCGACGGTGAGCAGCAGCAGCCCGCCGATCGTGCCCTTGAGCATCTCGGGGTAGGTCAGGACGACGGTCGTCGTCTCGCCGATGACGCCGGTGTGTGCCTGGACCGCGTAGCCCCAGAGGATCAGTGTGATGTGCGCGACCAGCAGGCACACGGTGTAGCGGCCGAGCGCGGCGTGCCACCGGGCCACCCGGTCGCTGCCCACTCCCTGCTCCAGGACGGGGACCCGGGCCATCAGGCCGACCAGCAGCGCGCAGCAGTAGGCGCTGAGCAGACCCGCGATCCGGCCCGCGCCGATGAGCCAGTCCGCGGTGCCGACCACGGCACCGGTGTCCTGCCACCACAGCGCCAGGACCGCGGCCGCGCCCGCCCAGCAGAGCACGAGGACCAGCGCGGCCGGAGAACCCCGTCGCCGAGGGGAGGGCACCGCGTGCTGTGCCGGGCGCGGCCTGTATGTCGTGGCCATGGTGGAAGTCCTCTCCTTCGCCTTGCACGGCCACTGTGCGGGCGAAACCTCTCAACCAGCTCTGAGTCGGCGGTCCGGCGGAAGGATCACAGCGGATTCAGAGGAAACCCAGAGCCGCACTACTGCTCGGGCGAGGGATGCTGGAAGGACCATGCACACCGCACCGCGCGCTCAGCCCGCGCCCCTCACCCGGCCCGACGGGTCGCCGGTCCGCGTCCTCGTGGTCGACGACGAGCCCGACCTCACGGAGGTCATGGCCGGCGTGCTGCGCCACGAGGGCTGGCAGGTGCGCACCGCCGGCGACGTGGCCTCCGCGCTCGCCCTGGCCGGCGACTTCCAGCCGGACGCGGTGGTCCTCGACATCATGCTGCCCGACGGCAACGGGCTCGCGGCGCTGCGTGACCTGCGGGCGGCCAGGCCCGACGTGTGTGTCCTCTTCCTCACCGCACGGGACTCCGTGGAGGACCGTATCGCCGGTATCACGGCCGGCGGCGACGACTACGTCACCAAGCCGTTCAGCCTGGCAGAAGTGCTCGCCCGGCTGCGCGGCCTGCTGCGCCGGGCGGGGATGACCCGCGCGCGCAACGACGCGGCGCTGGTCGTGGTCGGCGATCTCACCCTCGACGAGGACGCCCGGGAGGTCACCCGGGCCGGCGAGGCGATCGACCTGTCACCGACGGAGTTCGAACTCCTCCGGTACCTCATGGGCAACCCGCGCCGGGTACTGAGCAAGCGGCAGATCCTGGACCAGGTCTGGTCCTACGACTTCGGCGGCCAGGCCCACGTGGTGGAGCTCTACATCAGCTATCTGCGCCGGAAGGTCGACGCGGGCCGGGAACCGATGATCCACACCGTGCGGGGAGCGGGCTACGTGCTGAAGGCGGCGCTGTGATCAGGCGGATACTGCCGCACACCCTGCGCGCCAGGCTCACCTGCGGCCTGGTGGTGCTGCTGGCGCTGAGCTGCGCGGCGGTGGGTATCGCGGCCGTCGTCACGCTGCGCTCCTTCCTCACCGAACGGCTGGACCAGCAGCTCGGACAGGCCGGCGGGACGTTCCCGGCCAGCCTGGAGCACCGCGGGCCGGCGGAGCCGGACGGGGACAACGCCCACGTCGACACCCGCCGCCAGGCCCCCGGCACCTTCGGCGCCCGGCTGCTGGACGGGAAGGTCACCGCGGCGGGCGTCGTGCGCTCAGGAGCGGGCACGGCCGTGGCCCTGACAGCCGGCGACAAGGCGGCCCTCGCCGCGGTTCCCGTGGACGGGCACGCTCACACGCTGGAGCTCGCCGCACTCGACGACTACCGGGTGAGTGCCGTCGACGGGGACGACGGCGACATCCTGGTGACCGGCCTGCCGCTGAGCGGTGTGCAGGACGCCGTGACCCGCCTGGTCGCGGTGGAAGCGGCCGTCTTCGGCGGCGCGCTGCTGGTCGCCGGCGCGGCGGGGGTGTTCTGGGTACGGTGGTCGCTCCGGCCGCTGGACCGGGTCGCGGCCACCGCGGCCTCGGTGACCGTGCTCCCGCTGGCCAGTGGCGAGGTGGCGCTGCCCGACCGGGTCCCGGACGCCGACCCGCGGACCGAGGTCGGCCAGGTCGGTATCGCGCTGAACCGGATGCTGGGGCACGTCGAGGACGCGCTGGGCAAGCGGCACGCCAGCGAGGAGCGGCTGCGCCGCTTCGCCGCCGACGCCAGCCACGAGCTGCGCACGCCGGTCGCCTCCATCCGCGGCCACGCCGAACTGGCGAGGCTCCACCCGGGCCCCGTGCCGCCCGGTGTGTCCCGCGCGCTGGAGCGGATCACCGCCGAGTCGGTCCGGATGGGCGGCATGGTCGACGACCTGCTGCTGCTCGCCCGTCTCGACGCCGGCCGGCCGCTGGCCCGCGAGGCGGTCGACCTCACCCGGCTCGTCTTGGACGCCGTTGAGGACGCGCGGGCCGCGGGCCCCGGCCACCGCTGGGTACTCGACCTGCCGGAGTCCCCGGTCACCGTCACCGGTGATCCGCTGCGCCTCCAGCAGATCACCGGAAACCTGATGGCCAACGCGTGCCGGCACACCCCGGCCGGCACGCGGGTCACCGTCCGGCTCCGCCAGGACGAGGCGGCCGTCCGACTCGTGGTCGAGGACAACGGCCCCGGCATCCCCGCGGACGTCCGCGACACCGTCTTCGAACGCTTCGCCCGTGCCGGCCACACCCACCCGGCGACCCAGGGCCACGGCGCCGGCCTCGGCCTCGCGATCGTGACCGCGGTGGCCGGCGCCCACGGCGGATCCGCCGAGGTACGAAGCCACCCGGGCGCCACCGCGTTCACGGTCACCCTGCCCGGTCACCGCCCGACGTCCGGGTGATCCGGTGGCCGTCCGCCACGGCCCCGCGGCCCAGCTGGCGGCGTACGGCGTCCGCCACGTTCTCCACCTGGACGTGCACGCCGGCGCCCCCGACGGTGTGGATGCCGGGCGGAAGGTCCGGGCCGGCGCCGTCGAGGCCGCGCGGCAGCGGGTGCCGTCCGGTGGCCAGGACCAGGACGTCGTAGCCCAGCGTGGTGCCGTCGGTGAGGAACAGTTCGGCCCGGTCGGCGTCGACGGAGGCGACCGCGACAAGCCGGAAGCCGATCCCGTCCCGCAACCAGAGGTCGTCGGGCGCGCGCGGCGCTCCGCCGCCGTAGAGGCCGAGGGCCATGAGGAGCCGGGTTTCCGGGGCCCGGCGATCGGCGCTGTCGAGCACCACGATCCGCACGCCGCTGCCCGCGGTGCGGTGCAGCCGGTTGGCCAGCAGTGTTCCAGCGGTTCCTCCACCGACGATGACGATCTGCTTGTCCACGGGGATCACTGCCCGTCGGCGGGCGCGGTGCCCTGGTAGGCAGCACGCATCAGGTCCCGCATGTCGTCGACCATCGGCGTCCGCGGGTTGGCTGGGGCGCACTGGTCCTCGAAGGCGTTCAGTGCCTGCTGCGGCAGGGCCGCGGTGAACGCCGCCTCGTCGATGCCCATGGCGGCGAAGGACGGTTCGATGTGGACGGCGTCGCGCAGCCGCTCCACGGCCGCCGCGTAGGCGGCCACGCCCTCGGCGGGGGTCGCCGCGGGCAGGCCGAGTGCCCGCGCGATGTCCTGGAAGCGCTCAGGTGCCTGATACCTCTCGTACTTGGGCCAGCCCGTGAGCTTCGCCGGGACGGTGCCGTTGTACCGGATGACGTGCGGCAGCAGTACGGCGTTGGTCCGGCCGTGGGCGACGTGGAAGGTGGCGCCCAGCGTGTGGGACATGGCGTGGACGATGCCGAGGAAGGCGTTGCCGAAGGCCATGCCGGCGATCGTGCCGGCGTTGTGCATCTTCTCCCGCGCCGCCGGATGCCCGGCAGGACCGTTCACCGCTGCTTCCAGGTTGCCGAAGACGAGCTTGATCGCGTGCAGGGCGAGACCGTCGGTGAAGTCGTTGGCATAGACCGACACGTATGCCTCGGTGGCGTGGGTGAGGGCGTCGAAGCCGCTGTCTGCGGCTATGGCGGCGGGCAGTTCGGCCGTAGCGTGGGGTCGATGATCGCGACGCTGGGGGTCAGGGCGTAGTCGGCCAGCGGGTACTTCTTGCCGGTGGCCGGATCGGAGATGACCGCGAACGGGGTGACTTCGGCTCCGGTCCCGGATGTGGTGGGGATGCACACCAGCGTCGCCAGCTCGCCGAGCACGGGGAAGCGGAAGGCGCGCTTGCGGATGTCGGAGAACTTCTGCCGCATGTCGGAGAAGTCGACGTCCGGCTGCTCGTAGAGCAGCCACATCACCTTGGCCGCGTCCATGGCCGATCCGCCGCCGAGGGCGATGATCGTGTCGGGGTGGAAGCCGCGCATCAGGGCCGCGCCGCGCTGGACGGAGTCGATGCTCGGTTCGGGTTCGACGTCGTCGATGACCTGGATGGTCACCGGCTGCTCGCGCCGCTGCAGCACCTCGTTGACGCGGTGGACGTACCCGAGCCTGGTCATGGTGGCGTCGGTGACGACGGTGACGCGCCTGACACCGGGCATGGCCGTCAGGTAGCGGATGGCCTGCGGCTCGAAGTAGATCTTGGGCGGCACCTTGAACCACTGCAGGTTGTTCTGGCGCAGCGTCACCCTTTTGATGTTCAGCAGCTGCGCGGCGGAGACGTTGTCGGACACCGACGTTCTGCCCCAGGAGCCGCAGCCGAGGGTCAGCGAGGGCAGCAGCCGGTTGTAGATCCCGCCGATGGCGCCTTGCGAGGACGGCGCGTTGACGATGATCCGCACGGTTTGCATACGGCGGCCGTATTCCTCGGCCAGAGCCGGGTCACCGGTGTGGATGACGGCGCTGTGGCCCTGGCCGTGGAAGGCGACCATCCGGGCGGCCAGGTCGAAGCCGTGCTCGGTGGAGGCGGCCCGCAGCACGGTCAGGACGGGGCACAGCTTCTCGCGGGTCAGCGGCTCGTCGGGCCCCACGTGGTCGGCCTCGGCCAGGATGACCGAGGTTCCTGCCGGCACGGTGAAGCCGGCCTGCCGGGCGATCCACTCGCAACTCATGCCGACCGCAGCGGAGTTCACCTTCACCTCGCCGCCGCTCGGGTCCTCAGGGAAGAGATATGCCTCCAGTTGCTTCTTCTCCTGCGCTGTGGCCCGGTGCGCGTGGAGTTCGCCGAAGAGTTCGAGCGCCCGCTCGTAGATATCGCTGTCGAGGATGACGGCCTGCTCCGAGGCGCAGATCATGCCGTTGTCGAAGGACTTGGACAGCACCAGGTCGTTGACCGCCCGGCGCAGGTCCGCGCTGCGGTGGACGTAGGCGGGAACATTGCCCGCGCCGACGCCGACGGCGGGCTTGCCCGCGGAGTACGCGGCCTTGACCATGGCGTTCCCGCCGGTGGCGAGGATCATCGCGACACCGGGGTGCCGCATCAGCGCGCCGGTGGCCTCCATCGACGGCTCCTCGATCCACTGGACGCAGTGCTCGGGCGCGCCTGCGGCCACGGCGGCGTCCCGCACGGTGCGAGCGGCGATGGCGCTGCACCGCTGGGCCGAAGGGTGGAAGGCGAACACCACCGGGTTGCGTGTCTTCAGCGCGAGCAGGGCCTTGAAGACGGTGGTCGAGGTGGGGTTGGTGACCGGAGTGAGGGCGCACACGACTCCGACGGGTTCGGCGATCTCGATCAGCCCGTCGATGTCGTTGCGGCTGACCACCCCGACGGTCCTGATGCCGGCGAGGCTGTGGACGACGTGCTCACAGGCGAACATGTTCTTCGCCGCCTTGTCCTCGAACACCCCGCGCCCGGTCTCCTCCACCGCGGCGCGGGCCAGCTCGGTGTGCTGGTCCAGGGCCGCCACGGACGCCTTCGCGACGATGTGGTCGACCTCTTCCTGGGTGAGTGACCCGAACGCGGCGAGCGCAGCGGTGGCGTCGTCGACCAGCCGGTCGACGGCCGCCGCGGGCGGCGCCTGGTCGGCCGTGGCCGCCGCGGGTCGCTGAGTCCTCGGTTGAGTCATGGATCGGTCCTCCGACTTGTCGATGGCGGTTCAGGCTCTTCTGCGGTCCCACTGCGGGCCGACAACGGTCCATTCCGCGGCCCACTGCCCCGCCCGGCGCTTCGCGCCGAGCCGTACGGCGATCGCGCAGCCGAGGAGGCCCATGGCACAGGCTCCGAGGCCGACGGCTCCACCGTCGACCGCCGCCTCCAGCCGCGCGGCCGGGGCGTCGAGTGGCGCCGGCGTGAGTTGCCCCCGTCCGTCGGTCCACACGCCGACGCGGTCACCGCTCTTCTGCGCGGCGCCGACCCTGGTGCGCGCGGAGCGGCGGGTGCCGTCCGGAGCCGTCCACACCACCTCGGCGAACCGGTCGGACAGGTAGCCCGCCTGCGCCGAGGAGTCCTGGGTCAGCACCGCCGTCGTGGGATGCCGCTGCGTGCGCTGCTGGGCGAGGTGGTGCTGGACCTCGTCCGCCACCGCCACACCGGTCGTCACCGCTCCGGCAGCCGTCACTGCGCCCGCCGCCAGGAGTGCCCAGGCTTCCACGGCGTAGGACCGACGCCGCAGCGGACTGCGCCGCACCCGCCACAGCCACATCGACCTGCTCATGGTGGTCGCCTCCCGCTGGACGTCCTGCGGCGTGCCGGGTGGCCCGCACCCCACACGCTGCCCCTCCCGCGAGTCGTTGCCGAGTGCCGAACGGCCCTGTCGTGGGGACGGGTCGGCCCGCAGGACGGCGCGTGCGGGCCCTCCCGGCCGGCGGCGAGCGGTCACAAGGATGGAGACGGCAGTGCTCAGACCCGACGGTGAAGGGAACGGACATGCGTGAGCGTGAGGTGGTCGTGGGGATGGACGGATCGGTGGCGGCTTTCCGGGCGATGGATGCGGCCGCGCTCGAAGCGGAGCGCCGGTCCGCCGTCCTGGACATCGTCTCCTGTGTCCCGGATACCGATGAGGCAGGTCCCGTCCTGCGGGCGGCCGCCGCCAGGCTCGGGCAGCGGCATCCGGCCCTGGCCGTACGGCAGTCGGCGGTCGTCGGCGATCCCGTCGGTATCCTGGCCGAACGCAGCCGGAAAGCGGAACTCACCGTCGTCGGCACCCGGGGGGCCGGCGCCATCGCCGGACTGCTGACCCACTCCGTCAGCCGGGGGCTGGCCGCCCGCGCACACGGACCGCTGCTCGTCGTACGCGGCGGCGCGCACCCCGCGTCTCCGGGCCGCCGGAGAGGCGTCCTGCTCGGGCTGGAAAGCGACGACGACACCGAGGCAGCGCTGTTCGCCTTCGAGGAAGCCGCCCTGCGCGGCGGTGGGCTGACCGTCCTGCACGTGTGGTCCTACCGCCCGGCGTTCCGCGGCGGGCCCGGCCCACGCCCGGCCGGACTCGTCCAGGACGGGATCGCCCGCCAGCCGGTGGCGGCCGCCGGGGTGCCCGGGGGCGTGGTCGCGGCCCTGCCCGAGAGCGGACCCGGCCTCGCGGCGCACACCCGGCCCGTACGCGTCACTCCGTACCGAGTGCTCATCGAGGCGACCGCAAACGCCGACCTCCTGGTGCTGGCGTCACACCCCCGGCGGGCCCGGCACGGCCGCGGACTCGGCCCGGTCACCGAGGCCCTGCTGCGCCACTCGCGCTGCCCTGTCGCCGTCGTGCCGGTCCCCGCACCCTAGCCGAGGGGGGACAAGTGGCCGCGGAAGTACACCGGATGGCCCTACTCGGGAGGGTTCCGCGGCCGGGAGAGTCGGGCTCACGACCCCGACCCGCCCCGGAGGAATCCCATGTCCGACGCCCCCTCGCCCGCCGTCGCCCCGCTGTCCGAAGACGAACTGCGCGCCTTGGACGCGCACTGGCGGGCGGCGAACTACCTGGCCGTCGGCCAGATCTACCTGATGGGCAACCCGCTGCTGACCGAGCCGCTGCGCCCGGAGCACGTCAAGCCGCGGCTGCTCGGCCACTGGGGCACCTCACCGGGCCTGAACCTTGTCCACACCCACCTCAACCGGGCCGTCAAGTCCCGCGGTACGGACGCGATCTGCATATGGGGCCCCGGACACGGCGGCCCCGCGGTCCTCGCGAACTCCTGGCTGGAGGGCAGCTATTCCGAGACCTACCCGGATGTCAGCCGGGACGCGGAGGGCATGGGCCTGCTCTTCCGGCAGTTCTCCTTCCCCGGCGGGGTGCCCTCCCACGTCGCCCCGGAGACACCGGGTTCGATCCACGAGGGCGGCGAGTTGGGCTACTCCCTCTCGCACGCCTACGGCGCCGCGCTCGACAACCCTGACCTGGTCGTGGCCTGCGTGATCGGCGACGGTGAGGCCGAGACCGGACCGCTGGCCGCCTCCTGGCACTCCAACAAGTTCCTCGACCCGGTGAACGACGGCGCCGTCCTGCCGATCCTGCACCTGAACGGCTACAAGATCGCCAACCCCACGGTCCTGTCACGGCTCCCCGAAACCGAGCTGGACGAGCTGCTGCGCGGTTACGGCCACGACCCGATCCACGTCACCGGCGACGAACCCCTGGCCGTGCACCGGGCGATGGCCGCGGCGATGGACACCGCCCTGGACCGTATCGCCGCCTTCCAGAAGGCGGCCCGCGAGCAGGGCGCCACCGAACGGCCCCGCTGGCCGGTGATCGTGCTGCGCACCCCGAAGGGCTGGACAGGACCCGCCGAGGTCGACGGCCTGCCCGTCGAAGGGACGTGGCGTGCCCACCAGGTCCCGCTGTCCGAAGTCCGCACCAACCCGGCCCACCTGCGCCAGCTGGAGGAATGGCTGCGCTCCTACCGCCCCGACGAACTCTTCGACGCGGCCGGGCGCCCGCGCCCGCAGGTGCTGGCGTGCGTTCCTGACGGGGAGCGCCGGCTGGGCGCCAACCCGCACACCAACGGCGGTCTGCTGCTGCACGACCTGCCCGTCCCGGCGCTGGACCGCTTCGCGGTGCCCGTGGAGAAGCCGGGTGTCACCCTGCACGAACCCACCCGTGTCCTGGGCGACCTCCTCGCACAGGTCATGGCCGACACGGCCGGGCGCCGCGACTTCCGGATCGTCGGCCCGGACGAGACCGCCTCCAACCGGCTCCAGGCCGTCTACGCCGCGTCCGGCAAGGCATGGCAGGCAGAGACCCTGCCGGTCGACGAGAACCTGGACCCGCACGGCCGCGTGATGGAGATCCTGTCAGAACACACCTGCCAGGGCTGGCTGGAGGGCTACCTGCTGACCGGGCGGCACGGCCTCTTCTCCTGCTACGAGGCCTTCGTGCACATCGTCGACTCGATGGTCAACCAGCACGTCAAGTGGCTGCGCACCACCCGGCAGATTCCCTGGCGCCGCCCGATCGCCTCGCTCAACTACCTGCTCACCTCGCACGTCTGGCGGCAGGACCACAACGGCTTCTCCCACCAGGACCCGGGCTTCATCGACCACGTCCTCAACAAGGCACCCGAGGTCGTCCGGGTCTATCTTCCGCCGGACACCAACACCCTGCTGTCCGTCGCCGACCACGTCCTGAAGTCCAAGGACTACGTCAACGTCGTCGTCGCCGGCAAGCAGCCCACCTTCGACTGGCTGTCCCTCGACGACGCCAGGGCGCACTGCGCGCGCGGCGCCGGGATCTGGCAGTGGGCCGGCACCGAGGACGGCCGCGCCGAGCCCGACGTGGTGCTCGCCTGCGCCGGCGACGTGCCCACCCAGGAGGTCCTGGCCGCCGTCCAGTTGCTCCGCCGCCACCTGCCGCAGCTGGCCTTGCGCGTCGTCAACGTCGTCGATCTGGCACGCCTGCTGCCCGGAGAGGAGCATCCGCACGGCATGTCAGGCGCGGAGTACGACGCGCTGTTCACCCCTGACAAACCGGTGATCTTCGCCTACCACGGCTACCCCTGGCTCATCCACCGGCTCGCCTACCGCCGCACCAACCACGCCCATCTGCACGTGCGCGGC includes:
- a CDS encoding FMN-binding protein, coding for MNPTARPLRRALLSTLATVAGVVLLLSLKPHTTGGPGSAAAPPAAPAPMPSAPPASPSTGTGAGGSTATRTVDGDTVQTRYGPVQLRITLNGGRITAVSAIRVPDGNPRDREIAGFAVPQLTQEALAAQSAHIDTVSGATYTSEGYVQSLQSALDKAGA
- a CDS encoding ferredoxin reductase family protein; this translates as MATTYRPRPAQHAVPSPRRRGSPAALVLVLCWAGAAAVLALWWQDTGAVVGTADWLIGAGRIAGLLSAYCCALLVGLMARVPVLEQGVGSDRVARWHAALGRYTVCLLVAHITLILWGYAVQAHTGVIGETTTVVLTYPEMLKGTIGGLLLLTVGAVSVRAVRRRVRYETWYYLHLLTYLAVFLAFSHQLALGADFSAHPLARGSWYALYATVAAAVLWYRLAAPLRLNLRHRLHVTHVVRETPEVVSVIVRGERLPELAARAGQFLRWRFLAPGLWWTASPYSLSTAPRPDLLRITVKEVGGHSAALARLRPGTRIWAEGPYGALTADRRTRQKVLLLAGGVGVTPLRALFESLPARPGDLTLIYRARTADDLTLRQELESIARTRGARLHYLLNRADGRGPRITADVLRSAVPDIAGHDVYLCGPPGMAQASYQALRSAGVPARHIHHESFEL
- a CDS encoding response regulator transcription factor, whose product is MHTAPRAQPAPLTRPDGSPVRVLVVDDEPDLTEVMAGVLRHEGWQVRTAGDVASALALAGDFQPDAVVLDIMLPDGNGLAALRDLRAARPDVCVLFLTARDSVEDRIAGITAGGDDYVTKPFSLAEVLARLRGLLRRAGMTRARNDAALVVVGDLTLDEDAREVTRAGEAIDLSPTEFELLRYLMGNPRRVLSKRQILDQVWSYDFGGQAHVVELYISYLRRKVDAGREPMIHTVRGAGYVLKAAL
- a CDS encoding HAMP domain-containing histidine kinase, which produces MRRILPHTLRARLTCGLVVLLALSCAAVGIAAVVTLRSFLTERLDQQLGQAGGTFPASLEHRGPAEPDGDNAHVDTRRQAPGTFGARLLDGKVTAAGVVRSGAGTAVALTAGDKAALAAVPVDGHAHTLELAALDDYRVSAVDGDDGDILVTGLPLSGVQDAVTRLVAVEAAVFGGALLVAGAAGVFWVRWSLRPLDRVAATAASVTVLPLASGEVALPDRVPDADPRTEVGQVGIALNRMLGHVEDALGKRHASEERLRRFAADASHELRTPVASIRGHAELARLHPGPVPPGVSRALERITAESVRMGGMVDDLLLLARLDAGRPLAREAVDLTRLVLDAVEDARAAGPGHRWVLDLPESPVTVTGDPLRLQQITGNLMANACRHTPAGTRVTVRLRQDEAAVRLVVEDNGPGIPADVRDTVFERFARAGHTHPATQGHGAGLGLAIVTAVAGAHGGSAEVRSHPGATAFTVTLPGHRPTSG
- a CDS encoding FAD-dependent oxidoreductase, whose product is MDKQIVIVGGGTAGTLLANRLHRTAGSGVRIVVLDSADRRAPETRLLMALGLYGGGAPRAPDDLWLRDGIGFRLVAVASVDADRAELFLTDGTTLGYDVLVLATGRHPLPRGLDGAGPDLPPGIHTVGGAGVHVQVENVADAVRRQLGRGAVADGHRITRTSGGDRAG
- a CDS encoding universal stress protein, which codes for MREREVVVGMDGSVAAFRAMDAAALEAERRSAVLDIVSCVPDTDEAGPVLRAAAARLGQRHPALAVRQSAVVGDPVGILAERSRKAELTVVGTRGAGAIAGLLTHSVSRGLAARAHGPLLVVRGGAHPASPGRRRGVLLGLESDDDTEAALFAFEEAALRGGGLTVLHVWSYRPAFRGGPGPRPAGLVQDGIARQPVAAAGVPGGVVAALPESGPGLAAHTRPVRVTPYRVLIEATANADLLVLASHPRRARHGRGLGPVTEALLRHSRCPVAVVPVPAP
- a CDS encoding phosphoketolase family protein; its protein translation is MSDAPSPAVAPLSEDELRALDAHWRAANYLAVGQIYLMGNPLLTEPLRPEHVKPRLLGHWGTSPGLNLVHTHLNRAVKSRGTDAICIWGPGHGGPAVLANSWLEGSYSETYPDVSRDAEGMGLLFRQFSFPGGVPSHVAPETPGSIHEGGELGYSLSHAYGAALDNPDLVVACVIGDGEAETGPLAASWHSNKFLDPVNDGAVLPILHLNGYKIANPTVLSRLPETELDELLRGYGHDPIHVTGDEPLAVHRAMAAAMDTALDRIAAFQKAAREQGATERPRWPVIVLRTPKGWTGPAEVDGLPVEGTWRAHQVPLSEVRTNPAHLRQLEEWLRSYRPDELFDAAGRPRPQVLACVPDGERRLGANPHTNGGLLLHDLPVPALDRFAVPVEKPGVTLHEPTRVLGDLLAQVMADTAGRRDFRIVGPDETASNRLQAVYAASGKAWQAETLPVDENLDPHGRVMEILSEHTCQGWLEGYLLTGRHGLFSCYEAFVHIVDSMVNQHVKWLRTTRQIPWRRPIASLNYLLTSHVWRQDHNGFSHQDPGFIDHVLNKAPEVVRVYLPPDTNTLLSVADHVLKSKDYVNVVVAGKQPTFDWLSLDDARAHCARGAGIWQWAGTEDGRAEPDVVLACAGDVPTQEVLAAVQLLRRHLPQLALRVVNVVDLARLLPGEEHPHGMSGAEYDALFTPDKPVIFAYHGYPWLIHRLAYRRTNHAHLHVRGYKENGTTTTPFDMVVRNDLDRYRLVMDVIDRVPGLAVPAAPVRQLMEDTRLRHHAWIREHGTDLPEVADWTWEG